CCGGTGCGGTGCTCGAAGCCGGCGTTGAAGGCCTCCAGCCCGGCGGGCTCGTCGGACCGGGCCGCCGCCTCCGCCATGCCGGCCGCCAGCACGTCGAGGGCGGTCGACCCCGACAGCACCACCGCGGCGTACTGCCCGGAGTGCTCGAGCAGCACCGACTGCGCGGCGAAGGAGCCCATGGAGTGCGCGACCAGCACCAGCGGGAGACCCGGGTGCTGCTCGGCCAGGTGGGCCCCGAAGGCCGCGACGTCGGAGATCAGGCCGTCGAAGCCGGCCTCGCCGAAGTCACCGGGCACCTCGGTGATCGAGTGCCCGTGCCCGCGGTGGTCCGCCGCGTGCACGACGTACCCCGCCGCGTTGAAGGCCTGGGCCACACGGTCGTAGCGCGCCGCGTGCTCGGCGAGCCCGTGGGCCACCTGCACGACGCCGCGCGGCTGCGCGACGTCGGTCCAGGCGTACGTCGCCAGGCGCGTGCCGTCGACGGGTGAGGTGAACTCCCCGGTGGTGAACGTGGTGGAGGGCATCGATGACATGGCCCGATCGTGCCACCGATCGACCGCCGGAGGACCCTGCTCAGCCGATGAGGTGCGGCTGCTCCTCGGCGCGGTTCTGGAAGGCGAGCACGGCGGGGTTCATGATGCGCCCGTCCCACACGTCCACGGCCCGGCTCAGCGTCTCGTCGCCCGCCCACGACTGCGGACCCTCGAGGACCGGTCGCAGGAACGGGATGAGCGCGGCGCTGTTCTCCCAGGTCGCCGAGGCCCAGAGGTACGACGGGCTGTGGTCGACGGCGTAGTAGTGCACCCGCTCGCCGACCTCGATCATCGGCTCGTCGAAGCTGGTCGGGCGCGCCCAGCTGAAGCCCATGCCCTCGTCGCACGACACGTCGACGACGAGGCTGCCGGGGCGGAACGACACGAGGTCCTCCGACTGCAGGTAGACCAGCGGCGCCGCGGTGTCCTGCAGGGTGCAGTTGACGACGATGTCGTTCTCCGCGAGGTACGCCGCCAGCGGCTCCCGGCCCCGGTCGGTGATCACGTGGCTCACCGTCGGGTCGTCGGGGTCGTGGTCGAACTGCCGGATCCGCACGGAGTGGATCGGCGAGCCGACGGCTGCCACACCGCGGTTGGTCAGCACCGCGACCTCGTGCACGCCGTGGGCGTTGAGCGCCGTGACCGCCCCGCGGGCCGTCGCCCCGAAGCCGATGACGACGGCCGACAGCCGGCGACCGAAGTCACCGGTGGTGCCGACGAGCTGCAGCGCGTGCAGCACCGAGCAGTAGCCGGCGAGCTCGTTGTTCTTGTGGAACACGTGGAGCCCGACCGCCCCGTCGCGGGTCCAGTGGTTCATCGCCTCGAAGGCGATGACGGTCAGCCCCCGGTCGATGGCCAGCTGGGTGAGAACCGTGTCCTGCACGCAGTGCGGCCACCCCCACAGCACCTGGCCCGGCCCCATCGCGGCGACGTCGCCGTGCTGCGGCTTGGGCAGCAGCACCACGTCCGAGGTCGCCAGGATCTCCTCCCGGCTGGCGAACCCGGCCACGACCGGGGCCAGCTGGGCGTCGGGCACGCCGAAGCCCTCGGCGTACCCGTGCTCCAGCGTGATGCGGGCGCGCAGGTCCGCGTCGAGGTGCGGAAGGTGCTCCGGGTGCAGCGGGAGCCGGCGCTCGTTCTCCTTCGCGGAGGTGCCGACGACACCGAGACCCAGCAGCGTCACTTCTTCTTCGCGTTGATGAGCGTCGTGGGCTCGGGGTTGGACTTCGCGCGCTTGTCGGCGCGCTTCTCCTTGAGGGACTTGCCGGACTTCTTGGTCATGCCTTGCCTGGGCGACTTGTCGCTCATGGTGGCTCCCTGGTCGGAAGCCTGGATGGCTCCGTACCTCCCACCGTACGCCGGGTGGGAAGAGGGTCTGGACCGGCCGTGGCGGGAGGGGGCCGCAGTGCCTAGCGTCGAAGGACCGGCACCTCACCGGGAGGTGCCCGACGATCGGAGACCGGGATGTTCATCCAAGTGATCCAAGGGCCCTGCACCCGCCACGACGAGCTGCGAGCACTCGCGGAGTCGTGGCGGACCGAGATGGCCCCGCACGCGCCGGGCTGGCTGGGCGGCACCTACGGCTTCACCGACGACGACATGTTCATCGGGGTCGTCCGCTTCGAGTCGCGCGAGGCGGCGATGGCGAACTCCGACCGCCCCGAGCAGGCCGCCTGGGCCGAGCGGATGCGCGCCCTCATGGACGGCCCCGTCGAGTTCCACGACTGCGACGACGTGACGCTCTTCCTGGACGGTGGCTCCGACGAGGCCGGCTTCGTCCAGGTCATCCGCGGCCGGGTCAGCGACCCCGAGCGGGCCAAGGCCATGCTGGCCGAGGCCTCGATGCTGCGCGACCTGCGGCCCGAGATCATCGGCGGCACGCTGGCGCTGGAGGCGGACGGCACCTTCATCGAGACCGTGGCGTTCACCGACGAGGCGTCGGCCCGCCAGGGCGAGCAGACCGCCGCGCCCGCCGAGGTGGAGGACCGGCTCCGCGAGCTCCTCCAGGACGCCCGCTTCTACGACCTGCACCACCCCTGGTTCGCCTCCGCACCCTAGGGGGTGCCGTCTGCGCCGGAGGTGGTCGATGATCGAGGGGTCCCTCCCCCCAGCCGTAGGAGAACCGCATGCGTCCCACCGACCGTCCGTTGATCGTGCGCCTGACCCGCCGGCTCGAGGAGGCCTCGGTCCTCGACGGTCCGGTGCGGGCCGTGGAGGGACCCGTCACCGCCGCCTTCGGCACCGGCCGGCGCGCGTCGCTGCTGCGCGGTGACTGGCTCGGGCACGCCGTGCACCCGGTCCTCACCGACCTTGTGCTCGGCTCCTGGACCTCGGCGACCGTGCTGGACCTCGTCGGCGGCAAGGACTCCGCACCGTCGGCCCAACGACTGGTCGGCACCGGCCTGCTCGCCGTCGGACCGACCGCGTGGACCGGCTGGGCGGAGTGGACGCAGACCGGGACCCGTGACAGACGCGTCGGGCTCGTCCACGCCGTCACCAACGCCACCGCGGCCGGGGTCTACACCGCCTCGTGGCTCGCCCGGCGGCAGGGACGGCACGCCGGCGGAGCACGGCTGGCCCTGGTCGGCGCGGCCGTCGCGGGTCTCGGCTCCTACCTGGGCGGCCACCTCGCCGCGGGGCGCGGGGTCGGCACGAGCCACCCGGCGTACGCCACGGCCGACGCCTGAGCCGTCGAGCAACCGGGCGCCGCTCAGGCCACCGCGACGCCGAGGGTGTCGGCCCCCAGCACCTTCGGCGCGCCCTCCTCGTAGAACACGTCGACCTCCCGCAGCGTGAAGCCGGCGGCCTCGAGGAGCGGCACGATCTCGCGGGTGAGGTGACAGCCGCCGACCATCCGCTTCTGCAGCGGCTCGAGCCGGTGCTGCCAGCGCGCGACCCCGGCGTCGGGGGCGAGCCCGTGCTCGACGAAGTGCAGCGTGCCGCCGGGTCGCAGCACCCGCCGCAGCTCGCGGAGCGCCTGCTCCACGTCGGGGATCGTGCACAGCGTCCAGGCCGACACCGCGCTGTCGAAGGAGTCGTCGCCGAACGGCAGGGACGCACCGTCGAGCCCTGCCCTCGTGATCGGCACGCTGCTGGCCGCTACCCGGTCGGCGGCCAGGCGCCAGCCCACGTCGGCCGGCTCGACCGCCGCCACCGAGCGGACCGCGGCCGGGTAGAACGCGACGTTGTGGCCGGACCCGAAGCCGACCTCGACCACGTCGCCGGTGAGCCCGGCACAGACGCGTTCGCGCAGGGGCGCGACCACCTTCATCCCGCACGCCACGTCGAGGATGCGCGGCAGCACGTGCTTCTCGTAGACGCCCACGACGGTCCCTTCGTCGGGACCTGACGCTACTCCGGACACCGACGCGCGGGAAGCCTCACGTCGGCAACGACCTCAGACCCCCGTCCCCACGTCGTCGACGACGTGCGGCGCACCGCGCGCAACGCACGGAGGCCGGCGTACGACGCCCCGGGTCACCCCGGGTGCCGTACGCCGGCCTCTGTGTCAGCCGTTCAGCCGTTCAACCGGTCAGCGCAGGTCGAAGCGGTCGAGCTCCATGACTTTCGTCCACGCGGCGACGAAGTCGTGCACGAGCTTCTCGCGCGCGTCGTCGCTGGCGTAGACCTCGGCGAGGGCCCGCAGCCGCGAGTTGGAGCCGAAGATCAGGTCGACCGGCGTCGCGGTCCACCGTGTCTCACCGGAGGCGAGGTCCTTGATCTCGTACACGTTCTCCTCCGACTCCGACGCCTTCCACCGGGTCCCGGTGGTCAGCAGGTTGACGAAGAAGTCGTTCGTCAGCGCGCCGACCTGGTCGGTGAGGACACCGTGGCCGGTGCCGGACGCGGTGACGCCCAGGGCCCGGAGCCCACCCACGAGGACGGTCATCTCGGGCGCCGTGAGGTCGAGCATGTAGGCCCGGTCGACCAGGAGCTTCTCCGGCTGCTGCTTCTCACCGGCCCGCAGGTAGTTGCGGAACCCGTCGGCCCGCGGCTCGAGCACGCGGAACGAGTCGGTGTCGGTGTCCTCCTGCGAGGCGTCGGTGCGACCGGCGTGGAACGGCACGGAGACCTCCACGCCCGCGTCGGCAGCGGCCTTCTCGACCGCCGCCGAGCCGGCCAGCACGATGAGGTCGGCGAGCGAGACCTGGGCGCCGCCGGCGGCGTTGAAGTCGCGCTGCACGCCCTCGAGCACCTCGAGCACGCGCCCGACGCCCTCGTTGACGGCCCAGCCGCGCTGGGGCTCCAGGCGGATCCGCGCGCCGTTGGCGCCACCGCGCTTGTCGGTGGAGCGGAACGTCGCCGCGGACGCCCACGCCGTGCCCACGAGCTCCGAGACGCTCAGGCCGGAGTCGAGCAGTCGGGCCTTGAGGTCCGCGACCTCGGAGTCGGAGACGAGGGCACCCTCGGCCGTCGGGACCGGGTCCTGCCACAGCTGCGGCTCGGCGACCCAGGGCCCCAGGAAGCGGGAGACCGGCCCCATGTCGCGGTGCAGCAGCTTGTACCAGGCCTTGGCGAAGGCCCGGCCGAACTCGTCGGGGTTGTCCTTGAACCGGCGCGAGATCTTCTCGTAGGCCGGGTCGACCCGCAGGGCGAGGTCGCTGGTGAGCATGGTGGGACGACGCTTGGGCGAGTCCGGCGTCGGGCCGGGGATCACGGCCTCGGCGTCCTTGGCCACCCACTGGTGGGCACCGGCGGGGCTCTTCTCGAGCTCCCACTCGTGCGCGAAGAGGAACTCGAAGTAGTCGTTGCTCCACTGCACCGGGGTGCGGGTCCAGGTGACCTCGAGGCCGGAGGTGATGGCGTCCGCGCCCTTGCCGGAGCCGTGGCTGCTGCGCCAGCCCAGGCCCTGCTCCTCCAGCGGGGCACCCTCCGGCTCCGGGCCGACGAGGTTGGCGTCACCGGCACCGTGGGTCTTGCCGAAGGTGTGGCCGCCGGCGATCAGCGCGACGGTCTCCTCGTCGTTCATCGCCATGCGGGCGAAGGTCTCGCGGATGTCGCGGGCCGAGGCCAGCGGGTCCGGGTTGCCGTTCGGGCCCTCGGGGTTGACGTAGATCAGGCCCATCTGGACCGCGCCGAGGGACTCCTCGAGCTCGCGCTCGCCGGCATAGCGCTCGTCGCCCAGCCAGGTGTCCTCGGGACCCCAGAAGATCTCCTCCGGCTCCCACACGTCCTCACGGCCGAAGCCGAAGCCAAAGGTCTCGAGGCCCATGTCCTCGATCGCGACGTTGCCGGCGAGGACGAGCAGGTCGGCCCACGACAGCTTCTGGCCGTACTTCTTCTTGACCGGCCACAGCAGGCGGCGGGCCTTGTCGAGGTTGCCGTTGTCGGGCCAGCTGTTGAGCGGGGCGAAGCGCTGGCTGCCGTCGCCGGCGCCCCCGCGGCCGTCGTAGATGCGGTAGGTGCCGGCGGCGTGCCAGCTCAGGCGGATCATCAGGCCGCCGTAGTGGCCGAAGTCCGCGGGCCACCAGTCCTGGGAGGTGTTGAGCACCTCGACGACGTCAGCCTTGACGGCCTCGACGTCGAGCCCGGCGAACGCCGTCTTGTAGTCGAAGTCCGCTCCCAGCGGGTCGCCCTGCGGCGAGTGGACGCTCAGCGGGGACAGGTCGAGGGAGTTGGGCCACCAGTCCTGCACGGTGCGCGGCCGACCGCCGGTCTGCGGGGTCGGGGAGTCCAGGGCGGGGTTCTCGCTCTCGCTGCCCTGCGCCGTCGCCGAGTCGTGCATCACCGGGCAGCCGTCCTCGGCCTTGCGGTCCACACCCTGCGGGCTGGCGTTCTCGTCGCTCATCTCGTTCCTCTCTCGGGTTCAACGGGGGTCGGTGGTGCGGTTTCGTCAGGTGGTGCGGGCGGCCGCGGCGCAGGCGGGGCAGCGGCCCCACCAGACGACCTCGGCCTCGTCGATCTCGAACCCGGCCGCGGCGTCGACGTCGGGGTCGGCGTCGCCATCGGGGCTCGCGTCCAGGTCCGGGTCACCGCTGCCGGGCGTCAGGCACGGGGCGTGCCCGACGGCGCAGTCGACGTCGGTGATGGCGCCGCAGACGCGGCACACCAGGTGGTGGTGGTTGTCGCCGACGCGGGACTCGTAGCGCGCGACGGAGCCGGCGGGCTGGATGCGGCGGACGAGCCCGGCCGCGGTCAGCGCGCGCAGCACGTCGTACACCGCCTGGTGGGAGACGTCGCCGAGGGTCGCGCGCACGGCGCCGATCACCGAGTCGGTGTCGACGTGCGGGCGCTCGTGGACGGCGGCCAGCACCGCCAGGCGCGGGCGGGTGACGCGCAGCGACGCGTCGCGCAGCTGCCGTTCGAAGTCCGTGGACGAGGACACCCCGGCAGTCTGGTGCACTTTCTTGAACGAATCAAGTACTCCGTCGCGCCAGGCTGAGCGCGGCGCGGCGGACCAGCTCGGCCTCCTCCGGGTCGGTGACCGCCCGCTCGGGCACGGCGCCGCCGAGCAGCGCGGCGGGTTGCGTGAGCCAGGCCCACACGCGCCACGGGTCCGTCCCTGCGGCCAGCAGCGGCTCCAGCACCGGCAGCAGCTCCGCGCGCGGCTCGCCCGCACCGGTGAGCTGGAACGCCGGCACCAGCGTCCGGCCCTGGGGGGCGACCAGCAGCAGCCGGTGCGCGGCCGCGGCCTTGTGCACCTGGAAGCGGGCCGCGTTCAGCTCGACCCCGCGCAGCTCGGCCAGGCTCGCGTAGGTGTGGGTCGGCGTCGCGAGCAGCTCCTCGTGCAGCCGCGCCTGTCGCGCCAGCAGCACCAGCGCCACCGGTACGGCGTGCTCGGGCTCGTCGCCCTGCTGGCGCAGCAGCCGCTCGAGCTGGTCGAGCTGGTCGGCGTCGAGCGGCTCGCCCGTGTTCGGGTCCGTCCAGACCGCCCGCCCCTCGAGGTCGTGCGACAGCGAGGGCAGCCCCGCCTCGTCGAGCTGGCCGGCGATCCCGAGCCCCTCGAGCCACCCCGCCAGCCGCTCCCCCGCCGGGAGCGCGGCCGGGTCGACGGCGAGCACGGCGTACCCGAAGCCGGCCACCTCGAGGCCGCCGGCTCCCGCGTGCTCCGCGGCGTCCGCGGCGTCCGCGGCGTCCGCGGACACCGTGACGCCGTCGCCCCAGAGCACCACGGCACCCCGGGTCTCGGGCACCACGAGCCGGGCCGGCTCGCGCCGGGGGTTGACGACGACGAGGTGGGTGCCGCCGCGCACCCAGGCGAAGGGGTAGCCCTCAGCGACCACGCGCGTCGACGGTCCGACCCGCAGGGCCGGCACGGCCCGCCGCAGCGCGGCCAGCTCCCGGACGAGCGTCAGCACCGACCCCGGCTGGCCGTCCTGGCCCGCGACCGTCGGTCGTCCCGGGTCGGGGTCGACCGGGAGGTAGAGCCGGTCGGTCTCAGCGGTCGAGAAGCCGGCGTGCGGCCCGTCGTCCCACTGCATCGGGGTGCGGCAGCCCGCCCGGTTGTAGGTGGGGTTGCAGACCGCGCCCTCGACGTCCGGCATGTCCGGCAGGTAGCGCATCCCGATCTCGTCGCCGTAGTAGAGGCAGGGCACGGTGCCCCAGGTCAGCAGGAAGGTGAGCGCCGCCCCGAGCTGCTCGGCGGTGCGGGAGCCGCAGGCGAGCCGCGAGAAGTCGTGGTCGGCGCTGGACAGCAGCACCGGACGGTCGGGGTGCTCACGCCGGGCCTCGCGCCAGGTCTCCAGGAAGGTGCGCGTGCTGCCGGCGCCCTCGGCGTCGAAGTACGGCGG
This DNA window, taken from Nocardioides sp. HDW12B, encodes the following:
- a CDS encoding Fur family transcriptional regulator — translated: MSSSTDFERQLRDASLRVTRPRLAVLAAVHERPHVDTDSVIGAVRATLGDVSHQAVYDVLRALTAAGLVRRIQPAGSVARYESRVGDNHHHLVCRVCGAITDVDCAVGHAPCLTPGSGDPDLDASPDGDADPDVDAAAGFEIDEAEVVWWGRCPACAAAARTT
- a CDS encoding DUF2231 domain-containing protein encodes the protein MRPTDRPLIVRLTRRLEEASVLDGPVRAVEGPVTAAFGTGRRASLLRGDWLGHAVHPVLTDLVLGSWTSATVLDLVGGKDSAPSAQRLVGTGLLAVGPTAWTGWAEWTQTGTRDRRVGLVHAVTNATAAGVYTASWLARRQGRHAGGARLALVGAAVAGLGSYLGGHLAAGRGVGTSHPAYATADA
- a CDS encoding class I SAM-dependent methyltransferase gives rise to the protein MGVYEKHVLPRILDVACGMKVVAPLRERVCAGLTGDVVEVGFGSGHNVAFYPAAVRSVAAVEPADVGWRLAADRVAASSVPITRAGLDGASLPFGDDSFDSAVSAWTLCTIPDVEQALRELRRVLRPGGTLHFVEHGLAPDAGVARWQHRLEPLQKRMVGGCHLTREIVPLLEAAGFTLREVDVFYEEGAPKVLGADTLGVAVA
- the katG gene encoding catalase/peroxidase HPI — translated: MSDENASPQGVDRKAEDGCPVMHDSATAQGSESENPALDSPTPQTGGRPRTVQDWWPNSLDLSPLSVHSPQGDPLGADFDYKTAFAGLDVEAVKADVVEVLNTSQDWWPADFGHYGGLMIRLSWHAAGTYRIYDGRGGAGDGSQRFAPLNSWPDNGNLDKARRLLWPVKKKYGQKLSWADLLVLAGNVAIEDMGLETFGFGFGREDVWEPEEIFWGPEDTWLGDERYAGERELEESLGAVQMGLIYVNPEGPNGNPDPLASARDIRETFARMAMNDEETVALIAGGHTFGKTHGAGDANLVGPEPEGAPLEEQGLGWRSSHGSGKGADAITSGLEVTWTRTPVQWSNDYFEFLFAHEWELEKSPAGAHQWVAKDAEAVIPGPTPDSPKRRPTMLTSDLALRVDPAYEKISRRFKDNPDEFGRAFAKAWYKLLHRDMGPVSRFLGPWVAEPQLWQDPVPTAEGALVSDSEVADLKARLLDSGLSVSELVGTAWASAATFRSTDKRGGANGARIRLEPQRGWAVNEGVGRVLEVLEGVQRDFNAAGGAQVSLADLIVLAGSAAVEKAAADAGVEVSVPFHAGRTDASQEDTDTDSFRVLEPRADGFRNYLRAGEKQQPEKLLVDRAYMLDLTAPEMTVLVGGLRALGVTASGTGHGVLTDQVGALTNDFFVNLLTTGTRWKASESEENVYEIKDLASGETRWTATPVDLIFGSNSRLRALAEVYASDDAREKLVHDFVAAWTKVMELDRFDLR
- a CDS encoding alpha-amylase family glycosyl hydrolase, translated to MGTEWLKDALFYEIYPQSFADSDGDGVGDLRGVIDHLDHVASLGVGAIWFNPCFASPFVDAGYDVADYLTVAPRYGTNDDLVELVEKARERGIRVVLDLVAGHTSIEHAWFQRELAADGPSPEGDRYVWRTDEPREAWASDLPGTPAWVRSPGPRPGWYLKNFYDEQPALNFGWVTLPGDEPWRDAVDDPGPRRNRAALQEVIAFWLERGVSGFRVDMAFSLVKDLDQEAALAASTGVWREIRAWLDAEHPDAVIVPEGFEPRTTEPLAFHADFALVIMAAHASLFDNQGAGVLPFQEHQPPYFDAEGAGSTRTFLETWREARREHPDRPVLLSSADHDFSRLACGSRTAEQLGAALTFLLTWGTVPCLYYGDEIGMRYLPDMPDVEGAVCNPTYNRAGCRTPMQWDDGPHAGFSTAETDRLYLPVDPDPGRPTVAGQDGQPGSVLTLVRELAALRRAVPALRVGPSTRVVAEGYPFAWVRGGTHLVVVNPRREPARLVVPETRGAVVLWGDGVTVSADAADAADAAEHAGAGGLEVAGFGYAVLAVDPAALPAGERLAGWLEGLGIAGQLDEAGLPSLSHDLEGRAVWTDPNTGEPLDADQLDQLERLLRQQGDEPEHAVPVALVLLARQARLHEELLATPTHTYASLAELRGVELNAARFQVHKAAAAHRLLLVAPQGRTLVPAFQLTGAGEPRAELLPVLEPLLAAGTDPWRVWAWLTQPAALLGGAVPERAVTDPEEAELVRRAALSLARRST
- a CDS encoding N(5)-(carboxyethyl)ornithine synthase; its protein translation is MTLLGLGVVGTSAKENERRLPLHPEHLPHLDADLRARITLEHGYAEGFGVPDAQLAPVVAGFASREEILATSDVVLLPKPQHGDVAAMGPGQVLWGWPHCVQDTVLTQLAIDRGLTVIAFEAMNHWTRDGAVGLHVFHKNNELAGYCSVLHALQLVGTTGDFGRRLSAVVIGFGATARGAVTALNAHGVHEVAVLTNRGVAAVGSPIHSVRIRQFDHDPDDPTVSHVITDRGREPLAAYLAENDIVVNCTLQDTAAPLVYLQSEDLVSFRPGSLVVDVSCDEGMGFSWARPTSFDEPMIEVGERVHYYAVDHSPSYLWASATWENSAALIPFLRPVLEGPQSWAGDETLSRAVDVWDGRIMNPAVLAFQNRAEEQPHLIG
- a CDS encoding alpha/beta hydrolase, yielding MSSMPSTTFTTGEFTSPVDGTRLATYAWTDVAQPRGVVQVAHGLAEHAARYDRVAQAFNAAGYVVHAADHRGHGHSITEVPGDFGEAGFDGLISDVAAFGAHLAEQHPGLPLVLVAHSMGSFAAQSVLLEHSGQYAAVVLSGSTALDVLAAGMAEAAARSDEPAGLEAFNAGFEHRTGYEWLSRDEAEVDAYVADPLCGFDLPEATVPSLFGAAGTLADPQRLAAIRSDLPLLVVSGQADPLAGGGDLVQLLGQRYRDAGVADVTVSVREGARHEVFNETDRDEVVAEVVGWVQAHS